In the Primulina tabacum isolate GXHZ01 chromosome 7, ASM2559414v2, whole genome shotgun sequence genome, ACCCAAACCCTTGGATGCGAGCAGCCCCCAACTGAAGAACACAGCAACATCCTCGTATAACCTGTTGTCCATGCTTTCATCATGTTCTTTCTCGACCAGCAACCAGCCAGGCTGCGCCAGCCCCTTCCCAGACCTTTGTGCACCCTCTTAgtaccctaaggacctaacctagcctagcccagaccccctggccgagcccctctcTTCCCTGTACCACAGCAACAACCTGCGCTTTTCCTTGTGCTTCTcaggtgggagtcctagcttgctaggactcctccccagccctcctgactcgagtcctagcgtggttaggactcttccctagacTCCCCCCACGACCCTAGCTAGCCTTTAGATAGAATCCAGCCCTTGCCCAGCCGTGGGGTACCAAACCCGCACCCCTTTCCCTCATGACAGCTAGTTCATGTTCCTATGATGGGTTTTCTTCTGCCGATTTTTTTGTGGTGTTTAGGGTGAGTGTGTGTGACTCTAACACATGTGTAAACCCCATTTGATCCTACcttatgtcatggcagccccttaaccaaaCAATATACACATTATTGGGTTCGAAAATCATATTtcttcatgtatacatgcaatataccgaaaattaagaaagatatttcatgttcttcatgcatacaataattcaaacaataatatgatacgATGGATGataaaaggagatgtatggcgtgcctttgcgtttttaacgcacgaatatccgttgacgaagcgaagaacggcgacgagaaaCCTTGGGTGAATTTTCCTTCAATTTCAAAACTTCCCTTTTGCTTGTTTTGGTGTGTGCCGTGGGTTTGTGGGGTTGGGGgagagtttttcagaaaataaattgAGTGGCCGATTGTTTGAGTagcaagtgtagggttttgtgaTCAATTAATACTTTATATACTAATTTATttactaagtaggctttaggcctattaagccacaaaatttaagcccattagctttaattaggatttaataaaataataacaaagttttcctttaattaaatatgtgaatttactagccgggttgcccaaaagttcgtattttagttgaaaaaccaacaccgataaaatttacgtcccggcgtataaaatcacttcaaaaccctttattttcaaaaatactaaaaaccatcaactttattttaaataattaaaaataattatttaacaaaaacattttacatttacagccctcggtccccgttcctcgatcgtcacttgaacattccttaaaaataccattttaatgcaacatgtagaaaaatatattttaaacatgtaaatatgcacaacataattaattaatgcaattaaaacatttaatttaaatacaggagaatttaatatatcaaatgcatgtggttcgcgtggacctttaaattttcggggcgttacaatctcccccccttaaattgaatttcgtcctcgaaattcgcttatcctagataatccaaagtttagtcttagttctagtatcccaaaaatccacgcttccgctgcgctactctgatcaaacttaagttctagaatgtccttacgtctctttgatcccaattaatgttgtcttctaaatccttatttgcaatttgcaacttaagaaaacccataataacttagtgctatactattataaccccaaatttcaacttttcttaaaattcccaatattCGAAATGGATGACCACACTTATCGTATGTTACTTTCCCTATATTATACCCAAAAATGTTCGTCGActtatcatatttaaattataaaatcccaaacgcatctgccaacgcttagatttttcaagcctaatatcgattcatccttaaaaacccctgattaaaattccttataacactatatccaagatatcccaaggttcaaaatattcttacaagcccaaatcatcgaaaattcctacCAATTATACCATCAAATTATcgtttattgctaaactagtccccaaattccgtaataattacaaaatagattcttaattttcccaaaaatatcacattACCATTATACCAcaagtttttggcattcttaatttccttcgacgggtttcccataacataaatttcgaaaatttaaacttatttacccaaaaataatttcctattaccaatcttacctttcatgaaACTTAAAaccccaatttatacattttcttacttcccaAGATAATCGCAGTCCTTGAATAATTATCActtatgtctaattcccaaaaattaattcgactagtaaccatgaatcataaatattttcttagtaagtctacgtgtcccaaagcattcataatattcatgattaacttatagcccaaaaagtaaaatgtcaatactaaaacccaaaaatcatcgtcgtccaattccaccacaaagccaatgtggggacccggacgctaattcattctttgatcgtctttaggaataattcaaacaattatataataaacagggtctaaattttttttttaaaatacaaagcggaaacgtaatgtaattcaattcagattatatactaaacataaacatataaatcttgtattatctacaagaattcaactaggttcaactatatatcagtgctgaatcttaagttgcttcgaagcccggatctccacgctatctagtccagcctcgttctcttcttgaccctgatcctatcccacctgttgccatgcacacatacaaacaagacaacagccggataactccggtgagaattacattctcagtataaatcatgtatacatgcgatcatataaaccatataaaagcatataaccgACATTCATAACCTATATCAAATtcagaaacataaatcaaatATTCACAACATGCATCATAATTCGAAACATGTCTCCATATCAATAatcaatcatattctaaacatgtaccataatcagaacataaatccatatcaatctATGAATAAAAAGATACATTAATCATTAAATCACAATCGGTGACTTTcagactcagactagactcgatcctagtctagggatcccggtttccagatgtggtgttcctatatcgaattccgtaatagaagaaattccgattctatttactcgatataaccaaatgtggtgttcctatatcgaattccgtaatagaagaaattccgattctatttactcgatataaccaaatgtggtgttcctatatcgaattccttaatagaagaaattccgattctatttactcgatataaccaaacatctggtgtcttgacctaaccgtcatagactttgacattttcaccaatatcctatcttgtgacatcgtgcaatgtgcccgttgcgatcccgccactatcaggtacttctgtcacaagatcactcgtctaatatcTGCTGTCTATAATCAATAGcacaagcatatcaagtcaaatcattgcaaatatcaatgcaataaaataaagtatgtgatttagggaaactcgagtcaaacctcactcgagttgtgcaatcccaactcaacattaatttatacctttatcttctcgctctgacgaagacgaagtcctgaattcaactctgtccattttcaatctggtaataacaataccgaacagacacaatatcaatatgtaactcaattcagaatctgttctgatcaatactcaaatcaacatactatctgatcaatgtcaatcgacatacagtacaacaatacaatctcagtcaatcgtaaatctgatcaatatcaatctactgaggtttcgacagcataacagtacagtctcgataaccccgtcaatttcaacaccacagatataataccagaattcataattaatatcggtagaactgataatcaataacaatacaacccggatatcgaatctcaatcaaatcaactccaaaaatcataacaagtacatacacagtctgttcttcgatctgacttcaattctacgatgtctactatatcagaaacaccatataggattcatattcgattctgacaatatcataatttcaaatcgtatctaaacgtaacaaaacttacgtccagttgtagctgtcaacGATAGGATCACACttctgaagtcggattcaaaatcagacgggcggatctttcgtaaatcacaaatctacacGATAAAAGGCGTAATGATATTTCTCGGAGCTTCTCGATTTCTTTTCCAACGTTCTGATGAAATTGAAACttgttatatttatatatatatatccacgtTGCATGCTAAGATACGTGTCTTATTCTTAACAATTtccaggcggcgctcgggcggttaatctttaccgctcgggcgcggaagtttctgtcgagatactcagctgaacatctcctggcgctcgggcggtaatattctaccgctcgggcgccaaacattctgtccaagaaGTAAAATTGGCGCTCGGtcggttcttttctaccgcttgggcgcgagatgttcggtccaaatCTTGGCTTATAATGTAACGATGccttgcttcttcatttgagttcctataacctcaattccGTCAATTAATGAACGTCTGATTACagcaattaaatctcgggcattacatttctcccccctagatatgatttcgtccccgaaatcacaggcaatcaaatcagataaagaaagaaatgtataatagaaTCAGTCATAACTCCTTTTCTGACATACATCTAAGTCGTCTGATCATATctatacgtcatcctgtacaatataacatccgtggatttgaacaatcgttcaataatAATCACATCATATCACCGTTATAGCAAGATTTTCGATAGTTTCGTCACGAAATTCATAGAAATGTacccccatttctattcaagaatcgataatctgtataaccaatctcctggtttctatctttctgtcttcatctgtcagcgatttagacatttcaatacaaattctgacataactgatttcatttgtttacatcaaaactgtccgttcgaattatcacacatttcctgttaccagaataatactgaatctattactgtgtgcatctgacaatacctgtcatttcaaattcgaaatatttgggacaaacaaatcagctagttatataaactaaaatattacctacctggtattctaaTCGACGcattgttctgactatcgaaatcaagttctgaacagtctgatcaaacttctgaactgctgtaattctcaaaatcaactctgagtcggcttgaactgtatataatctcaacggttcataaCAATCGGCATCAAAtacggattcagaataacagcaatatcGGATCGGATTCAAAATACCAATCATTTATACTAATCTAGTAAACACATAAAAcgcaatttctgacatttctgaagtTCTGCCAATTTCAATGTCGTTCTCATCCACAGATCACGGTCTCAATTGTGCTATAGTCAGTcaatatactatcttcagatatcatagACTCTGAATACTCTCTGTTACAAtaaagattcatatctgaacaattctgtatacaacaatctcagttcccagaatattcaataaaatttcaactgttcgattcaatcaatcataccctGATATCgaatcaaggctgaaatcgcTTTCAATATATAGGacaaatccggaatttcatctggaacgactatagcaaatCTTCTGCTACTGGCAAATCATTCCCTGATAGGTTCAACTctagtaatcaactgaatacataaggaattactccatttttttcgataatcatcgaatcatacataataaggatatcaaaaaattcaaaatcgagaatccttaccgtatatcattcattCTTTggtcatttcaggtccgaatcttaccatctccttgcaagaatctataatagttctgtacttgttagcatatcaatatcagtaatgtagtcagaatcagacaacacaagtacaacacaatctaattcaatcccATTCCCTTTTTACTGTAGTATAccatatatcacagaattcactgatatcaattcctctccccaaaaggtacaaagatcaatactacagtaatacagacccaacaggtctaacatatatcaatacaactcagtcaaagataatcgtagagaatgcattagtatatatcaatacatatgcaacataatcataaaagattattacctgccactatatcatcaagtgcatcctgggtctgttcctcgatcactaccaccagacgcTCCTACTCCTGGGAATCTTCGGGAATCCTTCAGTGGACATattctagcaaagtgtccctgctgtctacagatattgcaactaccagtcactccctagCATTGcttgtggaatgtctccctccgcaagtcctacaataaactccagtataactcgggctagaaccactggagctagatgaaccaatCGGTCcacttcctaacttcttaaactgtttctttcgagctttcagcaaatcttgcttcccactcgtactaccactatccaatcggagagggaATTTGTAATAGCCCAACTTTTTATCATGTTAACCCTTATGGTTTATTATTgttatgatcatgttttatgctTTACTGGTTGAGATTATGTTGAATGGTTACTGGTTATGGATATCTTTATTGAAATGGTTATTGTTTTGGTATTATGTTCATAGTTAGTGATGATCATGGAAATtaatgggtagaatagaaagttggcTTGAGCCAAATAGAAAATGAAAGTGCAGAAATGGTATGacaaatgtggcagtagttgtgatttttagtataatgttttgtatattgatccaattgatgtgaggccacttccattagaaagataagatataaggctataactttcatgttttgagtttttttcaaatcaatagggaagacgagccaaaagtggcccgaaatGTGTTATGTGTTTCGTTGTttctgcactgacacatgttgggcgaatgggcataacgttttactcagacctccaaatgacctgaaatttggggagattcaagaaaacacatagggctacaactttcatgttgaccacttttgcaaattcgGAAGTTAAAAATGCGTTTTGGGCAGAATGAGGCGCGCCACCATGCCAGAACTCGCGCCATGGCGCGCGGGGTactgaaattattatttttgggcagtatggggcgcgcatatgcgccgaaaatgtcgcgcatatgtgctTAGCAGGCTGTTAAAAATTTCCAAAACACGTGTTTGATGGAATGAAGGCTTTTATATGACTTTTCTAGATGCTTTTCCACATTTCTCTCTTCCCCCATTATTTTCCTACGGTTCAAGCCCCTTTCTTTTCAaagttttctttctttcaatTCTCCACTCCAAGTCAAGGATTTTAGTTGTATTCTTAGTGGTTTCCACCTTTTCCTCCAAGCTACAAGGTAAGGATTATAGTTTTGGAGTTGGAAGGGTTTTTAATATTAAGGTTATGTGAAAGGTTAAGTTGAATTGATGGATTCTTTGGATTAATGTTAATGATTCATAGttattattgtatttattgttgtaggaatcctTTGAAATCATCATAGCCACCATATTGTTGATTGGTTGTAAGTAGAACTTCTCCTTGAGCTCACATGatgaatatatgtatataagccaTGTTTATTGATAATTAGCTCCTTTCATTGATATATATTTGATCTATATATTGTTATATGTTCATTGTTCAAGGAtttcattgaattcattgatcaAGGAGCTAATACACCATCGTGCCTACCAAGTGTTTGTATAAATGCCTCAATAAGAGTTCCTATGATTAAAGCCAATGAATGAtagtaattcatgcatgtcattggtcaatcacatgattatgagtatctctcactagttttgatatatttatatatcaaagagatactatCCACAGGTCACAGGTTATAGGTCACAGACTATCATTTCCTTTCCTTTCACTCATGTCATGAGATACTATCCATATTGCCTTGATTATGTAATGTTCATTGAAGATAGTATCGCTCTACTTTCATTGCCATTGCTATAACCACATTTTAAGCCAAagttatatatatgtaattgttatgtatagctttctacttactgagtttattctcattccagttatgtcatATGATGCATGTGATCAAAAGAAGTGAAACGGATTGTTCGAGGCGGAAGAAGTCATATAGAATGCCATGGGAAAGACTTGTTATCATGTCACTTTTTATTTGGGATACAATGATCATGagaagttttaaaatatcatgtagTTTGTTAAATGAATGAGGGGAAAAACAAGTTAGTATGTTGGCTTGTGGTTATGAGTTGAATGCTATTTTGTGAATGATCATGTATATTAGTATGGATAATGTTTATGATGTAAAGGATAtatttttctttcccttttaaaTGTTAAGGCTTCCACAtacgttaattaattaattaaaatgtcaTGGGAGTGGGTTGTttaaattggtatcagagcgaaagTTCTTGGACCGTATATGACTTCTTCTACCTAGGACAATCCGGTATGTTTTCGATCCTGCATCTATTGATTTTAACATTGAGAGTTGatcatattccattgttattgaTGTATTCTTTCTTCCTATCTATGTTAAAGTGAGCTTACGTGTAGGAAATGCCTCCTAAACGAAAGGTTACTGAAGGGGATGATAGGACCCCTACCACTGATAGGACTACCAACGTTGTAGATGAATTCAGTAAATTAATACAAGAACAAGCAAAAGTTCATGGTGAACAAATTCAACAGTTGTTGAGCCTGCATACCTCAACCCAAGGTCATGGTCAAGGAAGAGGACATGGTAGAGTGGAAAGCAACGAAGGTAGTTCTTATGATGTATTCAGGCGAATGAACCCTCCCGAGTTTGTTGGTGGCGCCGATCCACTCGTAGCTCTTGAATGGGTTAAATCATTGGAGGCTATATTCGATTATTTGAAGTTCACTGATCGGGATAGAGTAAGTTGTACTGTGTTTATGCTAGTGAAAGCTGCTCGCATCTGGTGGGAAGCTACCAAAGTGACTGTTAATGTTCGCGAGTTAAAATGGGAAGAGTTCAAAGAATTATTTTATGCCAAGTACTTTTCAAGAGAAGTTAAAGCGAAGAAGGTTAAAGAATTTCTTGAGTTGAAGCAAGATTCCTTGTCTGTTGCTGAATATACATTGAAATTTGAAGAAGGATGCGTGTTTGTTCCGTTTATTGCTGAAAATGATAAAGACAAAGGAGAACACTTCCTTCGTGGGTTGAAACCGGAAATTCAAAGGGATGTTCATATGGCCAAGGTGATCACTTATCAAGACATTGTCAAAAGAGCCTTACTTGCCGAGCACGATGAACAAGAAATTGAAAAGGAGCGGCAATTAAGAAGGCAAGCTTTCCAAGCGAGAGGGCAAGGGGCAAGTACTAGTACTCGAGGTGGTCACAAAGGAAAAGGCAAAATGGAACAACGCAATAAACCTTCTGCGCCTTCTTCAGAGATGAAGCGACCATTATGTCCTAAATGTGGCAAGCCACATAAAGGGGAGCGTCTAGTGGGAAGTGGCCGATGTTATAGATGTAAAGAAATGGGGCATACAGCACAGAAGTGTCCTCTCTCCTCTGATAAAGGAAAAGTTCAAGGCAGAATCTTTACGATGACAAAAGAAGGAGCCAATCCTGATTCTTCAGTCATATCAGGTAATATTCTAATATCTGGCAAGGAAGCACTTAcgttgattgatactggtgcgaCTCATTCCTTTATGTCTGAAGTATTTGTGCATTCTTTATCTCGAGAACCTACTGTCATGTCGTTACATTTTAATATTATGTTGCCCTCTGGTGATGAAATTTGTCCCACAAATATCCTTAAGGCATGTCCGGTACAGATGGGTACGAGATTGTTGTATGCTGATTTTATTGTGATTCCGATGGTTGCTTTTGATGTTatattgggtatggactggttaTCTGCTTATCGTGCAGTAATTGATTGTGTGGGAAAGACTGTGAAGTTTTTAATTGATGACCATGAGAATAATGAAATTGTTGGTCTAGGCTCATCGATTAGTACTCCCGTTATTTCGTGCTTGCAAgctattaaattgttgaataaGAGATGTACTAGTTTTCTGGCCTTAGTATCGGATGTAAATAGGGACAGTAATGTGCAATTACAGAATATTGAAGTGGTTTAGGAATATTTTGATGTATTTGCTGATGATGTGCCTGGCTTACCTCCTGATCGAGAGGTagagtttgttattgaattgagtcCAGGTACAACCCCAATTTCtaaagctccgtacagaatggctccaactgaaatgaaagaattgaagaatcAATTGCAGGAGCTATTAGATAAAGGGTTTATTCGTCCTAGTTCCTCgccatggggagctccagttttgttcgtgaaaaagaaagatgggtcgttaaggttatgcattgattatcgtGAACTCAATAAGGTaactattaaaaataaatatcctttaCCTCGAATCgacgatctttttgatcaattgcaaggggccactgtattttcaaaaatcgatcttcgatccggatatcatcaattgaaggtAAAAACGGAGGACATACCAAAGACTGCTTTTAGAACGAGGTATggccattttgaatttttggtgatgtcgtttggattaactaatgctccttcagtgtttatggatttgatgaatcgtgtctttaagCCGTATTTGGACGCTTTTGTGATtgtatttattgacgacattttgatatattcaaaTACACGAGAACTTCATAGGGAGCATTTGAGGATCGTGTTACAGACATTGAGGGAGAAGCAATTGTATGCCAAgttaaagaaatgtgagttctggttagagcaaGTGGCGTTTTTAGGCCATATTGTGTCAAAAGAAGGAATAGCAGTCGACCCGTCCAAGATTGAAGCTATTAAGCAATGGTCCATTCCAAAGACAGTTTCAGAGGTACGGAGTTTTCTTGGCTTGGCAGGGTATTACAGAAGATTCATAGCGGATTTCTCGAAAATAGCATTACCATTGACGAGCTTGACACGAAAGGCTATCAAATTTGAATGGACCATAGAATGCCAACAAGCATTCCAAACTCTGAAAGATAAGTTAACCTCTGCCCCTGTATTAGTACTTCCTTGTGGTActgaggattttgttgtgtatacagatgcttcaaagCAGGGGTTAGGTGCTGTGTTGATGCAATGTGGGAAAGTGatcgcttatgcttctcgtcagctaAAAgaatacgagaagaattatcccacgcatgatttggagttgGCGGCTGTGGTAttcgccttaaagatttggcgacattatttatatggtgagaaa is a window encoding:
- the LOC142550585 gene encoding uncharacterized protein LOC142550585; its protein translation is MPPKRKVTEGDDRTPTTDRTTNVVDEFSKLIQEQAKVHGEQIQQLLSLHTSTQGHGQGRGHGRVESNEGSSYDVFRRMNPPEFVGGADPLVALEWVKSLEAIFDYLKFTDRDRVSCTVFMLVKAARIWWEATKVTVNVRELKWEEFKELFYAKYFSREVKAKKVKEFLELKQDSLSVAEYTLKFEEGCVFVPFIAENDKDKGEHFLRGLKPEIQRDVHMAKVITYQDIVKRALLAEHDEQEIEKERQLRRQAFQARGQGASTSTRGGHKGKGKMEQRNKPSAPSSEMKRPLCPKCGKPHKGERLVGSGRCYRCKEMGHTAQKCPLSSDKGKVQGRIFTMTKEGANPDSSVISGNILISGKEALTLIDTGATHSFMSEVFVHSLSREPTVMSLHFNIMLPSGDEICPTNILKACPVQMGTRLLYADFIVIPMVAFDVILGMDWLSAYRAVIDCVGKTVKFLIDDHENNEIVGLGSSISTPVISCLQAIKLLNKRCTSFLALVSDVNRDSNVQLQNIEVV